A stretch of the Panulirus ornatus isolate Po-2019 chromosome 10, ASM3632096v1, whole genome shotgun sequence genome encodes the following:
- the LOC139751010 gene encoding uncharacterized protein → MRETQKAATLLVAGAALLLLTYQVLLRRVNSVKNQENQILLNSVTSSLSRPRTLRTEYKVWPAFSTKGKHSKEWYAENCFDGTDMKELEEVFLKWIPKWSKSAVPDCADLYHEFDQLYEVHHRYTPRLIFPPKHAERVRKWLRGDKELLEAVHHQTVLHVFQPLTGEHSLYNTVRTKRPRPLVPVNLHEWVDRQANDSLPTCDFCNFRNMTATDALGRHETSKTMRVSNTFKVERWHSLVVTRHQHHPLNFSLDTFVAFLDEANAYIKQIARTEEEYMYPNLAWDSLYQAGVSVLHPHIHIMITPDHYYGFYELLRSSGQRYFDATGRNYFATLLEIHTALGLTIKYGNAVAFPTIAGKADMEIMFLSEEPGEDFYRLIFYTVEAYHDTYTQLCKGFSASYPPQGDSEAARVGRIPVIARLISRGDCTSPRTDYTTYEIFQIVERYHDPWDVARAIRRSIEKHDKA, encoded by the exons ATGAGAGAGACACAGAAGGCGGCGACGTTGCTGGTGGCTGGGGCGGCGTTGCTGCTGCTGACGTACCAGGTGTTGCTCCGGCGGGTCAACAGCGTCAAAAACCAAGAGAATCAAATCCTCTTAAACTCAGTCACCTCCTCTCTGTCTCGCCCACGCACTCTCAGGACGGAGTACAAGGTCTGGCCCGCATTCAGCACGAAAGGAAAACATTCAAAG GAGTGGTACGCCGAGAACTGCTTCGACGGAACTGACATGaaggaactggaggaagtgttcttAAAATGGATACCCAAGTGGTCCAAGTCAGCGGTGCCGGATTGCGCCGACCTGTACCACGAGTTCGACCAGTTGTATGAGGTCCACCACCGATACACCCCGAGGCTGATCTTCCCCCCGAAACACGCAGAGAGGGTCAGGAAGTGGCTGCGCGGGGATAAGGAGCTCCTTGAGGCCGTTCACCACCAG ACCGTGTTGCACGTCTTCCAGCCCCTGACAGGGGAACACTCGCTGTACAACACCGTTCGGACCAAGCGGCCCCGACCCCTCGTCCCTGTCAACCTGCATGAGTGGGTGGACCGCCAGGCCAACGACAGCCTCCCCACCTGCGACTTCTGCAACTTCaggaacatgacagccactgatgCTCTTGGCAG ACACGAGACCTCGAAGACGATGCGTGTGAGCAACACCTTCAAGGTGGAGAGATGGCACAGTTTGGTAGTCAcccgccaccagcaccaccctctCAACTTCAGCCTCGACACCTTCGTCGCCTTCTTGGACGAGGCCAACGCCTACATCAAGCAAATCGCTCGCACTgaggaagaatatat GTACCCCAACCTAGCGTGGGACTCGCTCTACCAGGCTGGCGTATCGGTActccacccacacatccacatcaTGATCACGCCCGACCACTACTACGGCTTCTACGAACTACTCCGCTCTTCTGGTCAACGGTACTTCGACGCCACAGGCAGGAACTACTTCGCCACCCTGCTGGAGATCCACACCGCTCTCGGTCTGACCATCAAATACGGCAACGCCGTGGCCTTCCCCACGATA GCAGGTAAAGCGGACATGGAAATCATGTTTCTTAGTGAGGAACCCGGGGAGGACTTCTACCGCCTCATCTTTTACACAGTAGAAGCCTACCACGACACCTACACCCAGCTCTGTAAAGG GTTCTCCGCTTCATACCCGCCGCAAGGAGACTCTGAGGCTGCAAGAGTCGGTCGCATTCCGGTGATAGCCAGACTTATCTCCCGCGGCGACTGTACCTCACCCAGGACGGACTATACCACTTACGAAATCTTCCAG ATTGTGGAGAGGTACCACGACCCGTGGGATGTAGCACGGGCCATCAGAAGATCAATTGAGAAACACGACAAAGCCTAG